One window from the genome of Flavobacterium agricola encodes:
- a CDS encoding TIGR03643 family protein: protein MEKAKISDFDAKTLATIAEIANKHKKPFDVLKRDYGLHESEVTSLMKMKLNSEDFEAWKKRTAAAKQKLKPLKFNDLEDDDLDSKYYFKNKFD from the coding sequence ATGGAAAAAGCAAAAATTTCAGATTTTGATGCTAAAACTTTAGCAACTATTGCAGAAATTGCAAACAAACATAAAAAACCATTTGATGTTTTAAAAAGAGATTATGGTCTGCACGAAAGTGAAGTTACCAGCTTAATGAAAATGAAGCTTAACTCGGAAGATTTTGAGGCTTGGAAAAAGCGCACAGCCGCTGCCAAACAAAAGCTAAAACCGCTTAAGTTTAATGATTTAGAAGATGACGATTTAGATAGTAAATACTATTTTAAAAATAAATTTGATTAA
- a CDS encoding EamA family transporter: MNQLTKGIIYVALGASSFGMLASFVKLAYKSGYTTAEVTLSQFALGIIFVALLVNFTKKTAATIATAKDKKNLMLAGTTMGLTSILYYLCVKYINASVAVVLLMQSVWIGVVVEMVQTKRFPSFQKIIAVIIILIGTALATNILAENVSFNALGLLFGVLAACSFSTTIYSSNSIATHLHPFKRSLFMLLGGGIMVLIFAFITQVGPTYLNFNILGSSDIATVKPIDFNIFITYGIILSLFGTVLPPIFLNKGFPLTGVGLGSIVSALELPVSVTFAYFMLSEVVIGTQWLGILFILLAIVLMNIQFKK; the protein is encoded by the coding sequence ATGAATCAATTAACAAAAGGAATTATTTACGTAGCATTAGGTGCATCTAGCTTTGGTATGCTAGCATCTTTTGTAAAACTTGCTTATAAAAGCGGCTATACAACCGCCGAGGTAACTTTATCTCAATTTGCTTTAGGTATTATTTTTGTAGCGTTATTAGTAAACTTTACTAAAAAAACTGCTGCAACAATTGCTACAGCAAAAGACAAGAAAAATTTAATGCTTGCAGGTACAACCATGGGGTTAACCAGTATTTTGTACTATTTATGTGTAAAATACATTAACGCATCGGTTGCTGTGGTTTTATTAATGCAATCGGTTTGGATTGGTGTTGTTGTAGAAATGGTTCAAACCAAAAGATTCCCTTCATTCCAAAAAATAATAGCGGTTATCATTATTTTAATAGGAACAGCGCTTGCAACCAACATATTAGCAGAAAACGTTAGTTTTAACGCTCTTGGTTTGTTATTTGGTGTTTTAGCTGCTTGTTCGTTTTCTACTACTATTTATTCATCTAATAGCATTGCAACGCATTTACATCCGTTTAAACGCAGCTTGTTTATGCTTTTAGGAGGTGGAATTATGGTTTTAATTTTTGCATTTATTACCCAAGTTGGGCCAACGTATTTAAATTTTAATATTTTAGGTAGCTCAGATATTGCAACGGTAAAACCAATAGATTTTAATATTTTTATTACCTATGGTATTATTCTTTCTTTATTTGGTACGGTACTTCCTCCTATCTTTTTAAACAAAGGATTCCCGTTAACCGGTGTTGGATTAGGTAGTATTGTATCAGCCTTAGAATTACCTGTTTCGGTAACTTTTGCGTATTTTATGTTATCAGAAGTTGTAATTGGAACACAATGGCTTGGTATTTTATTCATATTGCTTGCCATAGTGCTAATGAATATTCAATTTAAAAAATAA
- a CDS encoding lipocalin family protein, translated as MKKLAFIAFGSLLLASCAAKVDTKAQVGIKGNWQVSSVNYAGSNMFPLKSFQIADSKCFVGSTWHFVSNNNTGTMSLNQSGCPAVDGDFKWTVTPNQDFTLKFVGEGEKAKNVTAGFFLKVRNQSANQFQLVDQTNIGGRPTEVVYTFNRIN; from the coding sequence ATGAAAAAATTGGCTTTTATAGCTTTTGGTTCCTTATTGTTAGCGAGCTGTGCTGCTAAGGTTGATACCAAAGCTCAGGTAGGAATTAAAGGAAATTGGCAAGTAAGCAGTGTAAATTATGCGGGCTCAAACATGTTTCCTTTAAAATCATTTCAAATTGCAGATTCTAAATGTTTTGTAGGTAGTACATGGCATTTTGTATCAAACAACAACACCGGAACTATGTCGTTAAATCAGTCAGGTTGCCCTGCGGTTGATGGCGATTTTAAATGGACGGTAACACCGAATCAAGATTTTACTTTAAAATTTGTTGGTGAAGGAGAAAAGGCAAAAAACGTTACAGCAGGTTTCTTTTTAAAGGTGCGTAACCAATCAGCTAATCAATTTCAATTGGTAGATCAAACCAACATTGGTGGCCGCCCAACCGAAGTAGTTTATACATTTAATAGAATTAATTAG
- a CDS encoding OmpA family protein → MKKISLFVLSGAFVMSGLFTSCDSVKNANNTQKGAGIGVAAGAVIGGILGNNLGKGGNGALGAVIGGVVGGATGAVIGKKMDNQANEIKEAVPGVEVERVGEGIKLVLGENAIQFEFNKSTLTAKAKQNLDKLTEVFKEYPDTDITIYGYTDNKGSDEVNLRISKQRATAVKDYLVAQGLKASRFAVEGLGKADPIATNDTDAGRALNRRVEFSIVANEKMQADAEREANR, encoded by the coding sequence ATGAAAAAAATTAGCTTATTTGTTTTATCAGGAGCTTTTGTAATGAGCGGACTTTTTACAAGTTGTGACTCAGTTAAAAATGCAAATAACACACAAAAAGGAGCCGGAATTGGTGTTGCTGCAGGTGCTGTTATTGGTGGTATTTTAGGTAATAACTTAGGTAAAGGCGGTAATGGTGCTTTAGGTGCAGTTATTGGCGGTGTTGTTGGTGGTGCTACTGGTGCTGTTATTGGTAAAAAAATGGATAACCAAGCCAATGAAATTAAAGAAGCCGTTCCTGGAGTTGAGGTAGAACGCGTGGGAGAAGGTATTAAACTTGTTTTAGGCGAAAATGCAATTCAATTTGAATTCAATAAATCTACCCTTACAGCAAAAGCCAAACAAAATTTAGATAAATTAACAGAAGTTTTTAAAGAATACCCAGATACAGATATTACCATTTACGGTTATACTGATAATAAAGGTAGCGATGAGGTAAACTTACGTATTTCTAAACAACGTGCAACTGCTGTTAAAGATTATTTAGTAGCACAAGGATTAAAAGCTTCACGTTTTGCAGTAGAAGGTTTAGGAAAAGCAGATCCGATTGCTACAAACGATACTGATGCTGGACGTGCTTTAAACCGCCGTGTAGAATTTTCTATCGTTGCAAACGAGAAAATGCAAGCTGATGCTGAAAGAGAAGCAAACCGATAA
- a CDS encoding ABC transporter ATP-binding protein, which translates to MLTVSNLNFSYKNKEVLHQISFQVPAGHHLAILGESGCGKSTLIKLLYGLFDADSGNLFWNDTEITGPKFNLVPGMKFMKYLAQDFDLMPYATVFENVGKFLSNVYPELKKERVSQLLQIVEMTEYSNTRVQYLSGGQMQRVALAKALALEPEVMLLDEPFSHIDNFRKNSLRRNLFEYLKKKNITCIVATHDCVDALSFADELLILKDGEVVSQGNPLEVYYNPQQKYVASLFGDVNEIALQDIVAADLPIYDVVYKYPNQLIITDSGKLMAVVTNSYFDGGRYIIETINPNNNQLIYVEHPTEIAVNSTVFITLK; encoded by the coding sequence ATGTTAACGGTTTCAAATCTTAACTTTTCTTATAAAAATAAAGAAGTATTACATCAAATTTCCTTTCAAGTTCCTGCCGGTCATCATTTAGCAATTTTAGGCGAAAGCGGTTGCGGAAAATCAACTTTAATAAAGCTTTTGTACGGATTATTTGATGCCGATTCGGGTAACTTATTTTGGAATGATACGGAAATAACCGGTCCAAAATTTAATTTGGTTCCAGGTATGAAGTTCATGAAATATTTGGCTCAAGATTTTGATTTGATGCCTTATGCAACCGTTTTTGAAAATGTGGGCAAATTTTTATCTAACGTGTACCCGGAGCTTAAAAAAGAACGCGTAAGTCAGTTATTGCAAATTGTAGAAATGACCGAATATAGCAACACCCGTGTACAATATTTAAGCGGTGGCCAAATGCAACGCGTAGCTTTAGCTAAAGCTTTGGCATTGGAGCCAGAAGTTATGTTGCTAGATGAGCCGTTTAGCCATATTGATAATTTTAGAAAAAATAGTTTACGCCGAAACTTATTTGAATATTTAAAAAAGAAAAACATTACTTGTATTGTTGCTACACACGATTGCGTGGATGCACTTTCTTTTGCAGATGAATTATTAATTTTAAAAGATGGTGAAGTTGTTTCGCAAGGCAATCCGTTAGAAGTTTATTACAATCCGCAACAAAAATATGTAGCGAGCTTGTTTGGTGATGTAAATGAAATTGCTTTACAAGATATTGTAGCAGCAGATTTACCGATTTACGATGTAGTTTACAAATATCCAAATCAGCTAATTATTACTGATTCTGGTAAATTAATGGCTGTGGTTACCAATAGCTATTTTGATGGTGGACGTTATATTATAGAAACTATTAACCCGAATAACAACCAATTAATATACGTAGAACATCCAACAGAAATTGCAGTAAATAGCACGGTGTTTATAACATTAAAATAA
- a CDS encoding alpha/beta hydrolase family protein: MKIIRNSLLVLFLTTSIFSNSMLAQENLSYQKPSQEILDLVEYERAPSVSMDSNKEWMLLSYRNTYKTLDDLNQDEMRLGGLRINPVTNISSTATYINNLKVRKVKDKKEIQVKGLPQNPKITNISFSPDEKFIAFTNTTNKGVELWVLEIAKAEAKKLTADNLNANLGNPVNWFRDSKSLLVKQLPANRAALINTEKALPAGPIISNAEGQVSQNRTYQDLLKNPIDEQNFENLVTSELYKVDLNGNQTLYKGPAMYAGESFSPNGEYLMVTTLEKPFSYIVPLNRFPQVTNVYNAAGDLVKEVNEVPLSEIMAKGFMAVRTGKRNMSWKANDPATLVFVEALDGGDPANKVDFRDEVFTWKAPFTQAPKPLLKTPQRYRGIIWGNDDIAIASDYWYDTRNEKTYLFNPSQPEKGLEVIWDRNSQDIYSDPGNFETKKNEYGRYVLNIDNNKGYLIGEGYTKDGQFPFIDEFDFGTLKTKRMYTSNLKDKKESILSLEDAKKGEVLVQIQSKNEFPNYYFRNIKSKKGLTPITTFENPFESIKNVHKEVIKYKRKDGVELSGTLYLPAGYDRKKKGEKLPLLIWAYPAEYKDKNSAGQTSHNPNEFTFPYYGSFVYWVTKGYAVLDDAAFPIIGEGETEPNDTFVEQLVANAEAAIDAVDALGYIDRERVAVGGHSYGAFMTANLLTHSDLFACGIARSGAYNRTLTPFGFQREQRNYWEAKDVYTDMSPFMNAEKMKTPMLLVHGEADNNPGTFTLQTERYFQALKGLGAPARMVILPKESHSYVAKENILHLLWEQDQFLEKHLKADKK, translated from the coding sequence ATGAAAATAATTCGAAATTCACTCTTAGTATTATTTTTAACTACTTCAATTTTCTCAAACAGTATGTTAGCCCAAGAAAATTTAAGCTATCAAAAACCATCTCAAGAAATTTTAGATTTGGTTGAATACGAAAGAGCACCATCGGTTTCGATGGATTCTAACAAAGAATGGATGCTTTTGTCTTACAGAAACACGTACAAAACCCTTGATGATTTAAATCAAGATGAAATGCGCCTTGGCGGATTGCGTATTAACCCAGTTACCAATATATCTAGCACTGCTACCTATATTAACAACCTAAAGGTTAGAAAAGTAAAAGATAAAAAAGAAATTCAGGTAAAAGGTTTACCACAAAATCCAAAAATTACCAACATATCTTTTTCGCCAGACGAAAAATTTATTGCTTTTACCAACACAACCAACAAAGGTGTTGAACTTTGGGTTTTAGAAATTGCTAAAGCCGAAGCTAAAAAATTAACTGCAGATAACTTAAACGCAAATTTAGGTAACCCAGTAAATTGGTTTAGAGATAGCAAATCTTTATTAGTAAAACAATTACCTGCAAACCGTGCAGCGTTAATTAATACTGAAAAAGCATTACCTGCTGGCCCAATTATTTCTAATGCCGAAGGTCAGGTTTCTCAAAATCGTACGTATCAAGATTTATTAAAAAATCCGATTGACGAACAAAACTTTGAAAACTTAGTTACATCTGAACTTTATAAAGTTGATTTAAACGGAAATCAAACGTTATATAAAGGACCAGCTATGTACGCAGGTGAAAGTTTTTCGCCAAATGGTGAATATTTAATGGTTACTACATTAGAAAAACCTTTTTCGTACATCGTTCCATTAAACCGTTTTCCACAAGTAACAAATGTTTACAATGCTGCGGGTGACTTAGTAAAAGAAGTTAACGAAGTACCTTTAAGTGAGATTATGGCTAAAGGTTTTATGGCTGTTCGTACCGGAAAACGCAACATGAGCTGGAAAGCAAATGATCCAGCAACTTTAGTTTTTGTTGAAGCTTTAGACGGTGGAGATCCGGCAAATAAAGTAGATTTTCGTGATGAAGTTTTTACATGGAAGGCTCCGTTTACACAAGCTCCTAAACCTTTATTAAAAACGCCACAACGTTACCGTGGTATTATTTGGGGTAACGATGATATTGCTATTGCATCTGATTATTGGTACGACACACGTAACGAAAAAACATATTTATTCAATCCATCGCAACCAGAAAAAGGTTTAGAAGTTATTTGGGATCGTAATTCTCAAGATATTTATTCTGATCCAGGAAACTTTGAAACGAAAAAGAACGAATACGGCCGTTACGTTTTAAATATTGATAACAACAAAGGTTATTTAATTGGCGAAGGATATACAAAAGATGGCCAGTTTCCGTTTATTGATGAATTTGATTTTGGTACTTTAAAAACCAAAAGAATGTACACATCTAACTTAAAAGATAAAAAAGAAAGTATTTTAAGTTTAGAAGATGCGAAAAAAGGTGAAGTTTTAGTTCAAATTCAATCTAAAAACGAATTCCCGAATTATTATTTCCGCAACATTAAATCTAAAAAAGGATTAACGCCAATTACAACTTTCGAAAATCCGTTTGAAAGCATTAAAAACGTTCATAAAGAAGTAATTAAATACAAACGTAAAGACGGAGTTGAACTTTCTGGAACATTATATTTACCAGCAGGTTACGACAGAAAGAAAAAAGGCGAAAAATTACCTTTATTAATTTGGGCTTATCCAGCAGAATATAAAGACAAAAATTCAGCAGGACAAACCTCACACAATCCAAACGAATTTACATTCCCGTACTACGGATCTTTTGTTTATTGGGTAACTAAAGGTTATGCAGTTTTAGACGATGCAGCTTTCCCAATTATTGGTGAAGGTGAAACAGAACCTAACGATACATTTGTTGAACAATTAGTTGCTAACGCAGAAGCTGCAATTGATGCGGTTGATGCTTTAGGATATATTGACAGAGAACGCGTTGCAGTTGGTGGGCATTCGTACGGAGCATTTATGACAGCAAACTTATTAACACATTCTGATTTATTTGCTTGTGGTATTGCACGTTCTGGAGCTTACAACCGTACTTTAACGCCATTTGGTTTTCAGCGTGAACAACGTAATTACTGGGAAGCAAAAGATGTTTACACAGATATGTCACCGTTTATGAATGCTGAAAAAATGAAAACACCAATGTTATTGGTTCATGGTGAAGCTGATAATAACCCAGGAACATTTACTTTACAAACAGAGCGTTATTTCCAAGCTTTAAAAGGTTTAGGTGCACCAGCAAGAATGGTAATTTTACCTAAAGAAAGCCACAGCTACGTTGCTAAAGAAAATATTTTACACCTATTATGGGAACAAGATCAGTTTTTAGAAAAACATTTAAAAGCAGATAAAAAATAA
- a CDS encoding 3-oxoacyl-ACP synthase III family protein translates to MYHSKITGLGYYVPNNVVTNDDLSKVMETTDEWIQERTGIQERRHVVEGEDTTTSMGVKAARVAIERAGLAPEEIDFVVFATLSPDYYFPGPGVLVQKELGLRTVGALDVRNQCSGFLYALSVADQFIKTGMYKNILVIGSEVHSRGLDMSTRGRGVSVIFGDGAGAAVLSRTEDLTKGILSTHLHAEGEHAEELALIAPGMGQRWVTDILKDNDPNDISYFPYMNGQYVFKHAVSRFAEVINEGLQANNLTVNDINLLVPHQANLRISQFIQQKFKLTDNQVFNNIQKYGNTTAASVPIALTEAWEQGKIKEGDIVVLAAFGSGFTWASAVIKW, encoded by the coding sequence ATGTATCATTCAAAAATTACAGGTTTAGGTTATTATGTACCTAATAATGTGGTAACTAATGATGATTTATCAAAAGTTATGGAAACCACTGATGAGTGGATTCAAGAAAGAACTGGAATTCAGGAAAGACGACATGTTGTAGAAGGAGAAGATACAACAACATCAATGGGAGTAAAAGCTGCACGCGTTGCTATAGAACGTGCCGGATTAGCTCCAGAAGAAATTGATTTTGTTGTGTTTGCTACATTATCACCCGATTACTATTTTCCAGGACCTGGAGTTTTAGTACAAAAAGAATTAGGTTTACGTACCGTTGGTGCTTTAGATGTTAGAAACCAATGTTCAGGTTTTTTATACGCTTTATCGGTAGCCGATCAGTTTATAAAAACCGGCATGTATAAAAATATTTTAGTAATTGGCTCTGAAGTACATTCGCGCGGATTAGATATGAGCACACGCGGTCGTGGTGTTTCGGTTATTTTTGGTGATGGAGCAGGAGCAGCGGTATTATCACGCACTGAAGATTTAACTAAAGGAATTTTATCAACGCATTTGCATGCCGAAGGAGAACATGCTGAAGAATTAGCCTTAATTGCTCCTGGAATGGGCCAACGTTGGGTTACTGATATTTTAAAAGATAACGATCCGAACGATATTTCATACTTTCCTTACATGAATGGGCAATATGTTTTTAAACATGCCGTTTCTCGTTTTGCAGAAGTAATTAATGAAGGCTTGCAAGCAAACAACTTAACGGTTAATGATATTAACTTGTTAGTTCCGCATCAAGCTAATTTGCGTATTTCTCAATTCATTCAACAAAAATTTAAATTAACAGATAACCAGGTTTTTAATAACATTCAAAAATACGGAAATACTACAGCTGCCTCAGTACCAATTGCTTTAACAGAAGCTTGGGAACAAGGAAAAATAAAAGAAGGCGATATTGTGGTATTAGCAGCGTTTGGATCTGGTTTTACTTGGGCGAGTGCCGTTATTAAATGGTAA
- a CDS encoding sterol desaturase family protein: MKKKVRVKNTGQAQLFKNPFLESLTKGHPALSWGIHVPIFVYCFYYGYKTYDMSLSLMFGISFFALFFWTFFEYLAHRYIFHWISDNAKIQKVAYIFHGNHHEYPRDKQRLFMPPVPSLLIAGALFGIQYLILGKYVFAFYPGFILGWLSYASMHYLIHAIDPPFKFLQPVWRNHQMHHYRNEHLGFGVSNTFWDKVFKTEFDLLKHKEDADKAKELKFDQ, encoded by the coding sequence ATGAAAAAGAAAGTAAGAGTAAAAAACACGGGACAAGCCCAGTTGTTTAAAAACCCTTTTTTAGAATCTTTAACTAAAGGACATCCAGCGCTAAGTTGGGGTATTCACGTACCAATTTTTGTATATTGTTTTTATTACGGATATAAAACATATGATATGTCTTTATCATTAATGTTTGGAATTAGCTTTTTTGCTCTGTTTTTCTGGACTTTTTTTGAGTATTTAGCACATCGTTATATTTTTCATTGGATTAGTGATAATGCTAAAATTCAAAAAGTAGCTTATATTTTTCATGGTAATCATCACGAATATCCAAGAGATAAACAGCGTTTATTTATGCCGCCGGTACCAAGTTTATTAATTGCCGGAGCATTATTTGGTATTCAGTATTTAATTTTAGGTAAATATGTATTTGCTTTTTATCCTGGTTTTATTTTAGGATGGTTATCGTATGCATCGATGCATTATTTAATTCACGCTATCGATCCGCCGTTTAAGTTTTTACAACCAGTATGGCGTAACCACCAAATGCATCATTACAGAAATGAACATTTAGGTTTTGGAGTAAGCAATACGTTTTGGGACAAAGTTTTTAAAACAGAGTTTGATTTACTAAAACATAAAGAAGATGCTGATAAAGCTAAAGAATTAAAATTTGATCAATAA
- a CDS encoding alkaline phosphatase family protein — protein MKKTILLLSCLVTTAVFAQKQQIDTAQIVIPNRINAEKTLEKPYVILISIDGYRYDYTDKYSAKNIKQMADSGVKAKAMIPSYPTITFPNHWSIITGLYPAHHGIVDNFFIDEDRKESYQMSNADNAEDGTWYGGNPLWSLAEGQGVVSASLQWVGSASDAGGNRPTYYYRYHEKFTPEQKVDKVVDWLKLPADQRPHFISLYFPEVDSAGHHFGPDSEQTEQAVQLIDQAIGKLITNVNALHLPNVNFVIVSDHGMKKVNKDEPIRIPAMLLNKDKYEYINSQSLLRVHVKDKKDIKATYKALKKNKTKDYQVYLAKKFPKNLHFSTKDDVFNRIGDIFLVPDAPHIFLENFKKTTTGKHGYNPYAVPEMKAIFYANGPEFKAAIEIDAFENVNVYPLIAEILDLEVQQPIDGKIEVLENILQ, from the coding sequence ATGAAAAAAACTATTTTATTACTTAGTTGCCTTGTAACAACGGCTGTTTTTGCGCAAAAACAGCAAATAGATACAGCGCAAATTGTTATTCCGAATCGCATCAATGCAGAAAAAACATTAGAAAAACCGTATGTTATTTTAATTTCTATTGATGGATATCGTTACGATTATACCGATAAATATTCGGCTAAAAACATCAAGCAAATGGCTGATTCAGGAGTTAAAGCCAAAGCTATGATTCCGTCGTACCCAACAATAACTTTTCCAAATCATTGGAGCATTATTACTGGCTTGTACCCCGCACATCACGGTATTGTAGATAATTTTTTTATTGATGAAGATAGAAAAGAATCGTATCAAATGAGTAATGCAGATAATGCAGAAGACGGAACTTGGTACGGTGGTAATCCGTTATGGTCGTTAGCAGAAGGGCAAGGCGTTGTTTCGGCATCTTTACAATGGGTTGGTTCGGCGAGTGATGCAGGGGGAAATCGCCCAACATATTATTACCGATATCATGAAAAATTTACGCCCGAACAAAAAGTAGATAAAGTTGTTGATTGGTTAAAACTACCAGCCGATCAACGTCCACATTTTATTAGCTTGTATTTTCCTGAGGTAGATTCGGCTGGGCATCATTTTGGTCCTGATTCCGAGCAAACCGAACAAGCGGTTCAATTAATTGACCAAGCGATTGGAAAATTAATAACCAATGTAAATGCTTTACATTTACCGAATGTAAATTTTGTGATTGTTTCTGACCACGGCATGAAAAAAGTAAATAAAGATGAACCTATTCGTATTCCTGCCATGTTACTAAACAAAGACAAATACGAATACATTAACTCACAATCTTTATTACGCGTGCATGTTAAAGATAAAAAGGATATAAAAGCTACTTATAAAGCTTTAAAGAAGAATAAAACAAAAGATTATCAGGTTTATTTGGCAAAAAAATTTCCTAAAAATTTACATTTTAGTACTAAAGATGATGTATTTAATCGCATTGGTGATATATTTTTAGTTCCAGATGCTCCGCACATTTTTTTAGAAAACTTTAAAAAAACAACTACGGGTAAACACGGATATAACCCATATGCTGTACCAGAAATGAAAGCTATATTTTATGCTAACGGACCAGAATTTAAAGCAGCTATTGAAATTGATGCTTTTGAGAATGTAAACGTTTATCCGTTAATTGCTGAAATTTTAGATTTAGAAGTACAACAACCTATAGATGGTAAAATAGAAGTTTTAGAAAACATATTACAATAA
- the trpA gene encoding tryptophan synthase subunit alpha — MNRIDSALQNKSNLLSIYFTAGYPNLNDTEKIIVGLKNAGVDMIEIGLPFSDPLADGPVIQASGTQALANGMSTDVLFTQLKNIREKVTIPLLIMGYFNPMLQYGVEKFCAQCQAIGIDGLIIPDLPVEIYETEYKALFEKYGLYNIFLITPQTSEQRIKYIDAISKGFIYMVSSNSTTGSTHSVSDQSEAYFKRIANYKLSNPQIVGFGIHDQASFQKATQHQKGAIIGTDFIKYITKNGIDALEKYVVKFNRK, encoded by the coding sequence ATGAATCGAATTGACAGCGCGTTACAAAATAAAAGTAATCTTTTATCTATATATTTTACTGCCGGATATCCAAATTTAAACGATACCGAAAAAATTATTGTTGGATTAAAAAATGCCGGGGTTGATATGATTGAGATTGGCTTGCCTTTTTCTGATCCGTTAGCAGACGGTCCTGTAATTCAAGCAAGCGGAACGCAAGCTTTAGCAAACGGCATGTCCACTGATGTTTTATTTACTCAACTAAAAAACATACGAGAAAAAGTTACTATTCCGTTATTAATTATGGGGTATTTTAACCCAATGTTGCAATACGGAGTCGAAAAATTTTGTGCGCAATGCCAAGCAATTGGAATTGATGGCTTAATTATTCCGGATTTACCTGTTGAAATTTATGAAACAGAATACAAAGCGTTATTTGAAAAATACGGCTTGTACAACATTTTTTTAATCACGCCACAAACTTCAGAACAACGAATTAAATACATTGATGCCATAAGCAAAGGTTTTATTTATATGGTAAGCAGCAACAGCACTACCGGATCAACTCATTCGGTTTCTGATCAATCCGAAGCTTATTTTAAACGTATTGCAAATTACAAGCTTTCTAATCCACAAATTGTAGGATTTGGTATTCACGATCAGGCATCTTTTCAGAAAGCTACGCAGCATCAAAAAGGCGCCATAATTGGAACTGATTTTATTAAGTACATTACGAAAAACGGAATTGATGCTTTAGAAAAATATGTGGTTAAATTCAATCGCAAATAA
- the trpB gene encoding tryptophan synthase subunit beta, whose amino-acid sequence MSNQFKPNKQGFYGKFGGAFVPEMLYNNVEELKEQYKTITATESFKAEFKDLLKQYVGRPTPLYFAKRLSEKYNTKIYLKREDLCHTGAHKINNTIGQILLAKKLNKTRIIAETGAGQHGVATATVCALMGLECIVYMGEIDMTRQAPNVARMKMLGATVKPATSGSKTLKDATNEAIRDWISNPVDTFYIIGSVVGPAPYPEMVAEFQSIISEEIKQQLQELENTSIPNYVIACVGGGSNAAGAFYHFLDEPNVQLIAAEAAGLGAETNKTAATTVAGSPGVIHGSKTILMQTPDGQIIEPYSISAGLDYPGIGPLHAHLFDTQRANFVAITDDQAMQAGLQLCKLEGIIPAIESAHTLAVLETKKFNPTDIVVVNLSGRGDKDLATYMNYFNF is encoded by the coding sequence ATGTCCAATCAATTTAAACCCAATAAGCAAGGCTTTTACGGCAAATTTGGTGGTGCTTTTGTACCCGAAATGTTATACAACAATGTTGAAGAATTAAAAGAACAGTACAAAACCATAACAGCAACCGAAAGCTTTAAAGCTGAATTTAAAGATCTTTTAAAACAATATGTTGGCCGACCAACTCCGTTGTATTTTGCAAAACGCTTGTCAGAAAAATACAACACTAAAATTTATTTAAAACGTGAAGATTTGTGTCATACCGGAGCGCACAAAATAAACAATACCATTGGTCAAATTCTATTAGCAAAAAAATTAAACAAAACCCGAATAATTGCCGAAACCGGTGCCGGACAACACGGCGTAGCAACAGCAACCGTTTGCGCATTAATGGGTTTAGAATGTATTGTTTACATGGGCGAAATAGATATGACACGCCAAGCACCAAACGTGGCACGCATGAAAATGTTAGGTGCAACAGTAAAACCAGCAACATCGGGTTCTAAAACTTTAAAAGATGCAACCAACGAAGCTATTCGCGATTGGATTTCGAATCCGGTAGATACGTTTTACATTATTGGATCGGTGGTTGGTCCAGCACCATATCCCGAAATGGTAGCTGAATTTCAAAGCATTATTTCTGAAGAAATCAAACAACAATTACAGGAATTAGAAAATACATCAATCCCAAATTATGTTATTGCTTGCGTGGGAGGCGGTAGTAATGCAGCAGGTGCTTTTTATCATTTTTTAGATGAACCCAACGTGCAATTAATTGCTGCAGAAGCTGCTGGTTTAGGAGCAGAAACGAATAAAACCGCTGCAACAACAGTAGCCGGAAGCCCAGGCGTAATTCATGGTAGTAAAACGATTTTAATGCAAACGCCAGACGGACAAATTATTGAGCCATATTCTATTTCTGCTGGTTTAGATTATCCAGGAATCGGACCTTTACACGCCCATTTATTTGACACCCAACGTGCCAATTTTGTTGCTATTACTGACGATCAAGCCATGCAAGCTGGTTTACAACTTTGTAAACTAGAAGGTATTATTCCGGCCATAGAAAGTGCGCATACATTAGCCGTTTTAGAAACTAAAAAGTTTAATCCAACCGATATTGTTGTGGTAAACCTTTCTGGGCGTGGCGATAAAGATTTGGCTACGTATATGAATTATTTTAATTTTTAA